In Oryza sativa Japonica Group chromosome 3, ASM3414082v1, one DNA window encodes the following:
- the LOC136351044 gene encoding pentatricopeptide repeat-containing protein At2g13600-like, with the protein MSPAVRTKRPPPQPLPRRPPPPKPSAESKPAKARAPATSLLESLKSFKSRLAAGPPLAPTPKSFKSYAETCASILRLCSAAAAASGTAAASSNLPLVLSIHAHALVSGLTADGSVASHLLTAYAAFARAADRDGAFRDCVSVVGAASPFAYDFMVREHVKAGDIVSARRLFDGMPERSVVSYTTMVDALMKRGSVRDAVELYRQCPLCSVPFFTAMIAGFVLNELPKDALGVFHEMLSCGVSPNEITLVSVIKACIGAGEFDLAMSIVGLAMKSNLLDKNLGVRNSLITLYLRKGDADAARRMFDEMEVRDVVSWTALLDVYAELGDLEGARRVLDEMPERNEVSWGTLVARHEQKGNAKEAVSLYSQMLADGCRPNISCFSSVLGACASLQDLRSGRKIHNQTLKMACSNNVFVSSALIDMYCKCKQLPDAQMIFYSLPQKNIVCWNSLISGYSNNSKMVEAEELFKKMPARNVASWNSIISGYAQNRQFIDALKSFHAMLASGQSPGEITFSSVLLACASLCSLEMGKMVHAKIIKLGIKESIFVGTALSDMYAKSGDLDSSKRVFYEMPKRNDVAWTAMIQGLAENGFAEESILLFEDMISAGITPNEQTFLAILFACSHSGLVEHAMHYFEMMQACGISPKAKHYTCMVDVLARAGHLAEAEDLLLKIESKSEANSWAALLSACNIYRNKEMGERAAKRLQELDKDNTAGYVLLSNMYASCGKWKDAAEMRILMKGINLKKDGGCSWVQIRGQYQAFFSWETKHPLLPDVYEMLDLLTWELIA; encoded by the coding sequence gccgaagccgagCGCGGAGTCGAAGCCGGCGAAGGCCCGTGCACCGGCAACCTCGCTACTGGAGAGCCTCAAGTCGTTCAAGTCCCGCCTGGCCGCCGGCCCGCCGCTCGCGCCCACGCCGAAGTCCTTCAAGTCGTACGCGGAGACCTGCGCGTCCATCCTCCGgctctgctccgccgccgcggccgcctccggcaccgctgccgcctcctcaaACCTGCCGCTCGTCCTCTCAATCCACGCGCACGCGCTCGTCTCCGGCCTGACCGCGGACGGCTCGGTGGCGTCGCACCTCCTCACCGCCTACGCCGCcttcgcgcgcgcggcggaccGCGACGGGGCCTTCCGGGACTGCGTCTCCGTCGTCGGGGCGGCGTCCCCGTTCGCCTACGATTTCATGGTGCGGGAGCACGTCAAGGCCGGGGACATCGTCTCCGCTCGCCGgctgttcgacggaatgcccGAGAGGAGCGTCGTGTCGTACACCACCATGGTGGATGCGCTCATGAAGCGCGGGTCCGTGAGGGATGCGGTTGAGCTGTATCGCCAGTGCCCGCTCTGCTCGGTTCCCTTCTTCACCGCGATGATCGCGGGGTTTGTCCTCAATGAGCTCCCCAAGGATGCGCTCGGCGTGTTCCATGAAATGCTCAGCTGCGGCGTGAGTCCAAATGAGATCACTTTGGTCTCCGTCATCAAGGCATGCATTGGTGCAGGTGAGTTCGATCTGGCCATGTCTATCGTGGGGTTGGCAATGAAATCAAACTTGCTTGACAAAAATCTTGGGGTACGCAACTCCTTGATCACACTATACTTAAGGAAGGGAGATGCAGATGCTGCACGCAGGATGTTTGATGAAATGGAGGTGAGAGATGTGGTTTCATGGACTGCTTTGCTTGATGTGTATGCTGAATTGGGTGACCTCGAGGGAGCTCGACGGGTTCTTGATGAAATGCCTGAGAGGAACGAGGTCTCCTGGGGTACTTTGGTTGCTAGGCATGAACAGAAAGGCAATGCAAAAGAAGCAGTGAGTTTGTATAGTCAGATGCTGGCTGATGGTTGTAGGCCAAACATTTCATGTTTCTCCAGCGTTCTTGGTGCTTGTGCTAGCCTTCAGGACTTAAGAAGCGGAAGAAAGATCCATAACCAGACTTTAAAGATGGCCTGTAGCAATAATGTATTTGTATCCAGCGCTCTGATTGACATGTACTGCAAATGCAAACAGTTGCCAGATGCACAAATGATTTTTTACTCCCTACCACAAAAGAACATAGTATGTTGGAACTCTCTCATTTCAGGTTATAGCAACAACTCAAAAATGGTGGAAGCTGAGGAACTCTTCAAAAAGATGCCTGCAAGGAATGTTGCTTCATGGAATTCAATCATCTCTGGTTATGCACAAAATAGACAGTTTATTGATGCATTAAAATCTTTCCATGCAATGTTAGCTTCAGGGCAGAGTCCAGGGGAAATTACCTTCTCAAGTGTTCTCCTGGCTTGTGCTAGCCTGTGTTCTTTAGAGATGGGCAAGATGGTTCATGCTAAGATCATTAAGCTTGGAATTAAGGAAAGCATCTTTGTTGGGACTGCACTGAGTGATATGTATGCTAAGTCAGGGGATTTAGATAGCTCTAAGAGGGTATTTTATGAAATGCCCAAAAGAAATGATGTTGCTTGGACTGCCATGATTCAAGGACTTGCTGAAAATGGTTTTGCAGAGGAGTCTATTCTGTTATTTGAGGATATGATCTCAGCAGGAATAACACCAAATGAGCAGACATTTTTAGCcattttatttgcttgctcccACAGTGGCTTGGTGGAGCATGCCATGCATTATTTCGAAATGATGCAGGCATGTGGTATATCACCTAAAGCAAAACATTATACATGTATGGTTGATGTCCTTGCTCGAGCTGGTCATTTGGCAGAAGCAGAAGATCTTCTCCTGAAAATCGAAAGCAAATCAGAAGCAAATTCATGGGCTGCTCTTCTGAGTGCCTGCAACATTTACAGGAATAAGGAAATGGGTGAGAGGGCTGCAAAGAGGCTCCAGGAGTTGGACAAGGATAATACAGCAGGTTATGTGTTACTCTCAAATATGTATGCATCTTGCGGGAAATGGAAAGATGCTGCTGAGATGAGGATACTAATGAAAGGGATCAATCTTAAAAAGGATGGTGGGTGTAGTTGGGTTCAGATAAGAGGTCAATATCAAGCCTTCTTTTCTTGGGAGACAAAGCATCCCTTGTTACCGGATGTTTATGAGATGTTGGATTTGCTGACATGGGAATTGAttgcttga